In Parasegetibacter sp. NRK P23, a single genomic region encodes these proteins:
- a CDS encoding TonB-dependent receptor — protein MQKSLLLIAFIFSCLVSLGQATLKGKVTTSDGIPASGVNVLLKDARKGVATNEEGLFILKNLKPGTHLLEISFVGAKTINRVVELKDAGMTEILVELAEASTDLEEVVVNGKKTINNTSVSVGKFQASPRELPQSVSVIGQQVIADQQMGRLSDVMKNVNGVAIGTARGSVTETFYARGYSLGSNNILKNGSRTNTGSMPEASTLESVEVLKGSAALLYGGVSGGAVVNLVTKQPKFHHGGEVMLRVGSYDLYKPTIDLYGPLSQKLAYRLVGTYEKAGSFRDGVHSKRSYLNPSLLYKLSDKTTLRLLGDYLATDFTPDFGLGSVDGKIPSEDMIPRNRFFNTVWAYNKIKQLTSSFEVEHKISEHWKVNFIGSYQQYNRNYFGTERIQAAANGDWSRPLTRTKQEEDYYTAQMNLTGDFATGKINHKILLGVDGDQNTTVNTQFRIAGGTAYDKINLLDPAKFTPRTDMPVTTDTATSQAPSYRFGVYLQDMVAITPKLRLLAGMRWSYQETAKTTVNYLLKDSVAFGGTPRTDKAFSPKVGLVYLPLKTTSVFISYSNNFVVNSGVDIYNQALKPSIIDQFEAGVKNDFFDGKLSANFSVYRIINNNLAQMAELDANGNVNSNTNIKEFTGQTTSDGFEVDITASLSKNIYFIGGYSNNYMRYTRTSGASNSFVTGERLVNNTAQTANGTVFYTFSGTSLKGLKIGASTFYTGKRVAGWNNTQANKASNVNRNIQLGDFTTFDVSLGYSFRKLSLLAKLSNITDELDYIVHENYSVNPIAPRQFSTTLSYKF, from the coding sequence GTGCAAAAATCACTACTACTCATTGCGTTTATTTTCAGTTGCCTGGTATCCTTAGGGCAAGCCACATTAAAAGGAAAGGTCACCACTTCAGACGGTATCCCCGCCTCCGGCGTGAATGTGTTGCTGAAAGATGCCCGTAAGGGCGTGGCTACGAACGAAGAAGGACTGTTCATATTGAAGAACCTGAAACCCGGTACTCATTTGCTGGAAATCTCTTTTGTCGGTGCGAAAACCATAAATAGGGTGGTGGAACTGAAAGATGCCGGGATGACCGAAATACTGGTGGAACTGGCCGAAGCTTCCACCGACCTGGAAGAAGTAGTGGTGAACGGAAAGAAGACCATAAATAATACTTCCGTTTCCGTTGGTAAATTCCAGGCATCCCCGCGTGAATTGCCCCAAAGTGTTTCGGTGATCGGCCAGCAGGTGATCGCCGATCAGCAAATGGGCAGACTGAGTGACGTTATGAAAAATGTGAACGGCGTGGCCATAGGCACCGCGAGAGGTTCCGTTACTGAAACATTTTACGCGCGTGGATACAGCCTGGGTTCAAATAATATACTGAAGAATGGCTCCCGTACCAATACAGGCAGTATGCCCGAAGCGTCCACGCTTGAGTCGGTGGAAGTATTAAAAGGAAGCGCCGCGCTGTTGTATGGCGGTGTATCCGGTGGCGCCGTAGTGAACCTGGTGACCAAGCAGCCGAAGTTCCACCATGGGGGTGAAGTAATGTTGCGCGTGGGAAGCTACGATCTGTACAAGCCCACGATCGACTTATACGGACCGCTTTCTCAAAAGCTGGCTTACAGGCTGGTAGGCACTTACGAAAAAGCCGGGAGCTTCCGCGATGGGGTACACTCGAAAAGAAGTTACCTGAACCCCTCCCTGTTGTACAAACTCTCGGATAAAACGACCTTGAGGTTGCTGGGAGACTACCTCGCCACTGATTTCACCCCCGATTTTGGTTTGGGTTCAGTGGATGGAAAAATTCCTTCGGAAGACATGATTCCCCGCAACCGTTTCTTCAACACCGTTTGGGCCTACAACAAAATAAAACAACTGACCTCTTCCTTCGAAGTGGAACACAAGATCAGCGAGCACTGGAAAGTGAATTTCATCGGTTCCTATCAGCAATACAACCGGAACTATTTCGGAACGGAAAGAATACAGGCCGCCGCCAATGGCGACTGGAGCAGACCACTCACCAGGACCAAACAGGAAGAGGATTATTACACCGCGCAAATGAACCTGACCGGGGATTTCGCTACGGGAAAAATCAATCACAAAATACTGTTGGGTGTGGACGGCGACCAGAATACTACCGTCAATACGCAATTCAGGATTGCCGGAGGAACCGCATACGATAAGATCAACCTGCTTGATCCCGCCAAATTCACCCCGCGCACCGATATGCCCGTGACCACCGATACCGCTACCAGCCAGGCGCCCAGCTACCGGTTTGGTGTTTACCTGCAGGATATGGTGGCCATCACGCCCAAACTCCGTCTGCTCGCAGGTATGCGCTGGTCGTACCAGGAAACCGCTAAAACTACGGTCAATTATTTGCTGAAAGATAGTGTGGCATTTGGTGGAACTCCACGCACCGATAAAGCTTTTTCTCCCAAGGTCGGGCTGGTATATCTCCCGCTGAAAACAACTTCCGTTTTCATCAGCTACTCCAACAACTTCGTGGTGAACTCCGGTGTGGACATCTACAACCAGGCTTTGAAACCTTCCATCATCGATCAGTTTGAAGCCGGCGTGAAGAATGACTTCTTCGATGGGAAACTTTCCGCGAATTTTTCAGTTTACCGCATCATCAACAACAACCTCGCCCAGATGGCCGAACTGGATGCGAACGGAAATGTAAACAGCAATACCAACATCAAAGAGTTTACGGGGCAGACCACCAGCGATGGTTTTGAAGTGGACATTACGGCGTCTCTTTCAAAAAATATCTATTTCATTGGTGGTTACAGCAACAACTACATGCGTTATACCCGCACTTCAGGCGCTTCCAACAGCTTTGTAACAGGGGAACGTCTGGTGAACAATACGGCGCAAACGGCAAACGGAACCGTTTTTTATACCTTCAGCGGAACCAGTCTGAAAGGATTGAAGATCGGGGCTTCCACGTTTTACACAGGGAAGAGAGTGGCGGGATGGAACAATACGCAGGCGAACAAGGCTTCTAATGTAAACCGGAACATTCAATTGGGCGACTTCACCACTTTTGATGTATCGCTGGGGTATTCATTCAGGAAACTCTCGCTGCTGGCCAAATTGTCCAATATTACCGATGAACTGGATTACATCGTACATGAGAATTATAGCGTGAATCCTATTGCTCCGCGACAATTCAGCACCACACTCTCCTATAAATTCTGA